In Thermus aquaticus, the sequence GTAGGATGGTGCCATGGACCGCAAGGCCTGGGTCATGCGAGCGGTGGAGGCTCTCCGCTATGCCACCTTCAAGGACATAGAGCGCTACCTGGAGGACGAAGGCGAGCCCTTCTCCAGAAAGGAGCTTCTGGACACCCTTAGGGCCCTGGTGGAGGAGGGCAGACTGGAGGAGAAGGAGGGCACCTACCGCCTGGCTCCCAAAAAGGGGAGCGGCGAGGCCTTCAACAAGCTCTTCGGCGACTAAGTGCCCGCACTTGGGTTTCGCAACATGGGGTGCCCAAGTCGGGACTTTTTTGGGGCCCCCACCGCGGCTTTCGCCGCGGTGGGGTACTTAAGCGTCTAGCGGGAGTAGTTGGGCGCCTCCTTGACCACCACCACGTCGTGGGGGTGGCTCTCAATGAGCCCCGCCATGGTCATGCGCACGAAGCGGGCCTTCTTGCGGAAGGTCTCTATGTCGGGGGCCCCCACGTAGCCCATGGCGCTCCTCAAGCCCCCCACGATCTGGTAGAGGACGTCGGCCACCGGTCCCTTATAGGGCACCATGCCCTCAATGCCCTCGGGGACCAGCTTCTTGGCCTCGGTCTCCCCGCCTTTGCCGGGATCCTGGAAGTAGCGGTCGGCGGAGCCCTGCTTCATGGCCCCCAACGAGCCCATGCCCCGGTAGAGCTTGTACCGCCTGCCGTCCTTTAAGACCTCCTCCCCAGGGGCCTCGTCGGTGCCCGCCAGCATGCTCCCCAGCATCACCGCGTGGGCCCCGGCGGCGATGGCCTTGGCCACGTCCCCGGTGTACTTGACGCCCCCGTCGGCGATGATGGGCACGTCCAGCCCCTCCACCCCGGCCACGGCCTCGAGGATGGCCGAGATCTGGGGCACGCCCACCCCCGTCACCACCCGGGTGGTGCAGATGGAGCCGGGACCGATGCCCACCTTCACGGCGTCCGCCCCCCGCTCGGCCAAAGCCCTCGCCCCCTCCCGGGTGGCCACGTTCCCGGCGATGACCTCCACCTTATCCCCGAAGGTCTCCTTCAGGTAGGCCAGGGCCTCCAGGATCCCCTTGGAGTGCCCGTGGGCCGAGTCCAGGACCAGCACGTCCACCCCAGCCTCCACCAGGGCCTGGGCCCGCTCAGGGAGGTCCCGGCTCGCCCCCACCGCCGCCCCCACCAAAAGCCGGCCCATAGGGTCCTTAGCGGCATTGGGGTACTGCTTGCGCTTGACGATGTCCTTGAGGGTGAGAAGACCCCTGAGCCGCCCAGCCTCGTCCACCAGGGGAAGCTTCTCCACCTTGTGCCGCCTCAGGATCTCCTCGGCCTCCTCCAGGGTGGTGCCGGGCGGGGCGGTGACCAGGCGCTCCAGCGGGGTCATCACCTCGCTGACGGGGCGCTTCAGGTCCCGCTCAAAGCGGAGGTCCCGGTTGGTGACCAGGCCCAAAAGCTTCCCGTAAAGGTCCACCACGGGAAGGCCGCCGATGCGGTACTCCCGCATGAGGCGCTCGGCGTCCTCGAGGGTGGCCGTGGGGGGCAGGGTGACGGGGTCCTGGATCATGCCCGCCTCGGAGCGCTTCACCTTGCGCACCATGGACGCCTGGGTCTCTATGGAGAGGTTCTTGTGGATGACCCCAAGCCCCCCCTCCCGGGCCATGGCGATGGCCATGTCGGCCTCGGTCACCGTGTCCATGGCGGCGGAGAGGATGGGGATGTTGAGCCAAAGCCGCCGGGTGAGCCGGGTCCTGACCGAGACCTCCTTGGGCAGGACCTCCGAGTAGCCGGGCAGGAGGAGCACATCGTCAAAGGTGAGGCCCTCGTAGAGGATCTTCCCCTCGTACATGTTCCTTAGCCTACCCGCTTCCCCGGGCCAAGGTCCAGGGGGACCCCCTGCGCCCACCCTAGGGGACCTCAGCTCACCTCTCCTCCTCTTGCTGGGAGATCTCCGCGAGGGCAAGCCGCTGGGCCTGCCCTTCCTCTTCCGAGGCGGCCGCGCCCTCTTCCAGCCACCTCCTTTGAAAGCCACCTTCCGGTCAGAAGTTTTGCGAAAAGGCGCAGGAATTAGGAGAGAACCAGGGGCCGGGTGGCCTCCAGGTGAAGCACCACCGGGGGCTCTACCCTCACCCCGTTCTCCTCAAGGAGCTCCGGCACCATTACCGCGAGCTTGGAAAGAAGCTCCTCCAGGGTGGGAGCTTCCGTAGCAAGGCCGGGCACGTCCTGGCTTTCCGCTACCCACACCCCAGCTTCCCCGTCCCAAAAGGCCCCTATCTTGAGGACCCGCATATCCGTAGGATACCGCACGAGCACGGATAGAATGGGAATATGGAGGACGCTGAGGCGTGGCGTAGGTGCAACGCCTGGAGGTACGTTCTAGAGGCCCTAGAGGAGATAGCCCCGGAAGCCCTGGAGGACCTGGCCCGCCTGGTGCCGGTCTACCGGGAAGCCGCCCCCCACATGGACCGCCCCGGTTGGTACATCCACGACTGGGAAAGCCTGGGAAAGGCCTTGGAAGCCCTAACGGGCGTGCCCGGCTATGAAGAGTCCCTGGCAAAGCTAAGGGACTTTCGGGAAGCCCTTCTCGCCTGGGGGCGTAGGTGGAACCTGGTCCACCCCGAGCCCTTGAGCTGGGCCATACAGCACTTTCCGATATGGGCTAAAGCCCCCGAAGTAGCGGGGAAGGCAATTAAGTACCCCACCGCGGCTTTCGCCGCGGTGGGGGCCCCAGAAAAGCCCTTCCACAGCCCAGACTTGGGCACCCTATGTTGCGAAACCAAAGTGCGGGCACTTAGCTCGGCCTGAACGTCTACCGCCACCTCCTGGAGGAGGAGCGCCGGGGGTATGTGTTGGACCTGGAAGACCTCCTCTTTCCCGGCCCTCGGGCCATTTCGTGAACCGATAGACCAGTTGATAAACCGGCTAAAGGGATTCCCCCCACGCTACCGTGGGGGGAAGTATTGTGTCCTGGAGCTGGTGGGCGGCGTAGGACTTGAACCTACGACCTCTCGCGTGTGAGGCGAGCGCTCTTCCGCTGAGCTAGCCGCCCCCGGCCTTTAGAAGGGTAGCACGGGGCGAGGAGAACTGTCAAGCAAGGTTCCTGACCGAGTTCTGACAGAAGGGTGGCTAGACTGAGGGCGTGGCCACGGTGCTGGTGGTGGAGGACGAGCCCGCGGTGCGCCTGGGGGTGCGCCTGGCGCTGGAGCGGGCGGGCCACAGGGTCCTGGAGGCGGAAAGCGCCGAGGCCGCCTGGCCCCTCCTGAAGGAGGCCGAGGCCGTGGTCCTGGACTGGATGCTCCCCGGCGAGCCCGGCACCAAGCTCCTGGAGAGGATGCGCCAGGGGCCCTACCCTTCTTTGCCCGTCCTCATGCTCACCGCCCGGGCCGAGGTACGGGACCGGGTGGAGGGCCTCTCCCGGGGGGCCGACGACTACCTGGCGAAGCCCTTCGCCACCGAGGAGCTCCTGGCCCGCCTCGAGGCCCTCCTCCGCCGGGCAGGCAAGCGCAAGGTCCTCAGGCGAGGCCCCCT encodes:
- the guaB gene encoding IMP dehydrogenase, whose protein sequence is MYEGKILYEGLTFDDVLLLPGYSEVLPKEVSVRTRLTRRLWLNIPILSAAMDTVTEADMAIAMAREGGLGVIHKNLSIETQASMVRKVKRSEAGMIQDPVTLPPTATLEDAERLMREYRIGGLPVVDLYGKLLGLVTNRDLRFERDLKRPVSEVMTPLERLVTAPPGTTLEEAEEILRRHKVEKLPLVDEAGRLRGLLTLKDIVKRKQYPNAAKDPMGRLLVGAAVGASRDLPERAQALVEAGVDVLVLDSAHGHSKGILEALAYLKETFGDKVEVIAGNVATREGARALAERGADAVKVGIGPGSICTTRVVTGVGVPQISAILEAVAGVEGLDVPIIADGGVKYTGDVAKAIAAGAHAVMLGSMLAGTDEAPGEEVLKDGRRYKLYRGMGSLGAMKQGSADRYFQDPGKGGETEAKKLVPEGIEGMVPYKGPVADVLYQIVGGLRSAMGYVGAPDIETFRKKARFVRMTMAGLIESHPHDVVVVKEAPNYSR
- a CDS encoding DUF1902 domain-containing protein; its protein translation is MRVLKIGAFWDGEAGVWVAESQDVPGLATEAPTLEELLSKLAVMVPELLEENGVRVEPPVVLHLEATRPLVLS
- a CDS encoding response regulator transcription factor, which gives rise to MATVLVVEDEPAVRLGVRLALERAGHRVLEAESAEAAWPLLKEAEAVVLDWMLPGEPGTKLLERMRQGPYPSLPVLMLTARAEVRDRVEGLSRGADDYLAKPFATEELLARLEALLRRAGKRKVLRRGPLLLDLERMEATLEDRPLSLSRREFELLAFLAERPGRVYTREELLEAIWGPDYLGTPRTVDQHILQLREKLGEDPKAPRFLETVRGVGYRFKEGA